The Bos taurus isolate L1 Dominette 01449 registration number 42190680 breed Hereford chromosome 13, ARS-UCD2.0, whole genome shotgun sequence genome contains a region encoding:
- the LOC112449232 gene encoding LOW QUALITY PROTEIN: patched domain-containing protein 3 (The sequence of the model RefSeq protein was modified relative to this genomic sequence to represent the inferred CDS: inserted 2 bases in 1 codon; deleted 2 bases in 1 codon; substituted 4 bases at 4 genomic stop codons) — protein sequence MSILTLRTQTCSLELASAAKPIFCNYEPLIGEDWLTQARQRTLLSTNALLLSLTGVGVDDMFTMISVWQKTSLMDSISKRMSDVXAKVAVPITITTITNVLAFYTGTSFRXSCIYTGTTLLFCYFYNITCFGAFMALDGKREVVCLRWLKKPETIPKIFLIKXSCCLPCNSLQDEHKADIHPGNLFFRDYFGPFLTSTESKIPVVLLHILYIISSTYGCFXVQEGLDLXNLASDDSYITPYFNVEEEQFSSYGPRVMVIPEMDLAHLLRSH from the exons ATGTCCATCTTGACCCTGAGGACCCAAACCTGTTCCTTGGAACTGGCCAGTGCAGCAAAACCCATTTTCTGCAACTATGAGCCCCTGATAGGCGAGGACTGGCTGACCCAGGCCCGTCAGCGAACCCTTCTTAG TACGAATGCTCTGCTTCTTTCTCTAACAGGTGTTGGGGTCGATGACATGTTTACCATGATTTCTGTCTGGCAGAAGACCAGCCTCATGGATAGCATAAGCAAGCGGATGTCTGATGTCTAAGCGAAAGTAGCAGTACCCATTacaatcaccaccatcaccaacgTCCTGGCCTTCTATACAGGAACCTCTTTCAG TTCCTGTATCTATACAGGAACAACCCTgctcttttgttatttttataacatCACCTGTTTTGGAGCATTTATGGCCCTGGATGGGAAAAGAGAAGTAGTCTGTCTACGCTGGTTGAAGAAGCCGGAAACAATT CCAAAAATTTTCCTCATCAAATAGTCCTGCTGCCTCCCATGTAATTCTCTCCAAGATGAACACAAAGCTGATATCCATCCAGGGAATCTATTCTTTAGAGACTATTTTGGTCCTTTTCTCACAAGCACCGAGTCCAAGATTCCTGTAGTGCTCCTACACATTTTGTACATCATAAGTAGTACATATGGGTGTTTCTGAGTGCAGGAAGGTTTAGATCTCTGAAATTTGGCAAGTGACGACTCCTACATCACACCATATTTTAATGTAGAAGAAGAACAGTTTTCAAGTTATGGTCCCAGGGTTATGGTTATCCCAGAGATGGACCTTGCCCATCTCTTAAGGTCTCATTAA